In the genome of Fluviispira vulneris, one region contains:
- a CDS encoding Rpn family recombination-promoting nuclease/putative transposase → MKKLDLLDIKTDYVFKKVFTHNQKTFIDFINCVLNYPEKQKIKSIEFLNNELTKDSEMDKESKLDIIARLNDNSYVNVEMQIQNTGEYEKRSLYYWAKLYETQLQKTQNYKVLYPAICINILNFNFFKNSADYNSELAIFKVQTMERIYSDFKIIFLEIPKVKKKFYNDLDKWMQFFNGASKEEINTMNNSAIKQAYETLEYISQDPAERARYEARRKYQLDYNTGMLTAREEGKEEGKEEGIEIEKRANIKQMLKLNLPIEQIAEISRLSVEEVCALKS, encoded by the coding sequence TTGAAAAAATTGGATCTTCTCGATATTAAAACGGATTATGTTTTTAAAAAAGTTTTCACTCACAATCAAAAAACATTTATTGACTTTATCAATTGTGTTCTCAATTACCCAGAGAAGCAAAAAATAAAAAGCATAGAGTTTCTAAACAATGAACTCACAAAAGACTCTGAAATGGATAAGGAATCTAAGCTCGATATCATTGCTCGTCTAAACGATAATTCGTACGTGAATGTCGAAATGCAAATTCAAAACACCGGAGAGTACGAGAAGCGATCATTATATTACTGGGCAAAACTGTACGAAACACAATTACAAAAAACTCAGAATTATAAGGTTTTATATCCTGCTATTTGTATAAATATTTTAAACTTTAATTTCTTTAAGAATTCTGCGGATTACAACAGTGAACTTGCAATTTTCAAAGTGCAGACAATGGAGCGAATATATAGTGATTTTAAAATTATCTTTTTAGAAATTCCCAAAGTGAAGAAAAAGTTTTATAATGACTTAGACAAGTGGATGCAGTTTTTTAACGGAGCATCGAAAGAGGAAATAAATACAATGAACAACTCAGCAATCAAACAAGCATACGAAACATTAGAATATATCAGCCAAGATCCCGCAGAGCGTGCACGCTACGAAGCCCGTCGGAAATACCAACTCGACTATAACACGGGTATGCTCACTGCGCGTGAAGAAGGTAAAGAAGAGGGTAAAGAAGAAGGTATAGAAATTGAAAAAAGAGCAAATATTAAACAGATGTTAAAGCTCAATTTGCCCATTGAGCAGATAGCAGAAATCTCTCGCTTGAGTGTGGAAGAAGTTTGTGCATTGAAAAGTTAA
- a CDS encoding ArnT family glycosyltransferase — MRLPAKDFFLKKNLEQEFQFRSKWFIGSILIFLCFRLYWIAYFPMGNDEVYYWDWSRNIQLSYLDAPPFVAWISYLGSLMFSGSLGARFLLPIIHVFSTLFLVLSGQKYAELTAKKFNNESALTLVILTQLIPVFNLEGIFLLPDASLLLGISGALYFLLSSFNTKVNSLKYKFPIKNAFLFGLFLGISALSKYHALPIAIGFFLAAAYIKLKINKTFDFTFWCVAIVVSICVASPVFIWNYQNNFASFHFQSQHGFADFSLSYKNFFRFILGTIFYLLPWFFVLFLAFIIKSFKERIQNNSFYMISTLPFLILLGIISYSALGKDALPHWTMPGFYLLIPCVALNWQPFTGAKARRWKVYISISLFLSTVLPTLFSIKEFNNFLIKSFVYFTGNADPLTQAFLWQNLQTELRNQLNIKIKTQAYPKLPQMDSCANGYKIASLRWYWTAQMAFHFNEQPKIYNFDFTSSSFYTWRDDLTQLAGCKFIVLGSLSHYNEKKIEQVMKIEYLENFYLSPFDDTKIVLIKGTMKNKEILQEVYEKSKNEINF, encoded by the coding sequence ATGCGACTCCCTGCAAAAGACTTTTTCTTAAAAAAAAACTTAGAACAAGAATTCCAGTTTAGAAGCAAATGGTTTATCGGCTCAATCCTTATTTTCTTATGCTTTAGACTTTATTGGATTGCGTATTTTCCTATGGGCAATGATGAGGTTTATTATTGGGATTGGTCACGCAACATACAGCTAAGTTATCTCGATGCTCCTCCTTTTGTTGCTTGGATTTCCTATCTCGGTTCACTCATGTTTTCTGGGTCATTGGGTGCACGCTTTCTTTTACCTATCATTCATGTTTTTTCAACATTATTTTTAGTTTTATCTGGGCAAAAGTATGCAGAATTAACAGCAAAAAAATTTAACAATGAATCTGCTCTCACCCTCGTAATTTTAACACAACTTATTCCTGTATTTAACTTAGAAGGTATTTTTCTTTTACCAGATGCATCTTTATTACTTGGTATTTCAGGAGCGCTTTATTTTTTACTAAGTTCATTTAATACTAAAGTAAATTCATTAAAATATAAATTCCCAATCAAGAATGCATTTCTTTTTGGTCTATTTTTAGGAATTTCTGCATTATCCAAATACCATGCTCTGCCAATTGCAATTGGTTTTTTTCTAGCTGCTGCCTATATTAAACTTAAAATAAATAAAACTTTTGATTTCACCTTTTGGTGTGTAGCAATTGTTGTCTCGATCTGTGTAGCAAGCCCAGTCTTTATCTGGAATTATCAAAATAATTTTGCTTCATTTCACTTTCAAAGCCAACATGGCTTTGCTGATTTCTCGTTAAGTTATAAAAATTTCTTTCGCTTTATTTTGGGCACAATCTTTTATTTGTTACCTTGGTTTTTTGTTCTTTTTTTAGCTTTTATTATTAAAAGTTTTAAGGAACGCATTCAGAATAACTCATTTTATATGATAAGCACTCTACCGTTTCTTATATTGCTCGGCATTATTTCCTATTCTGCACTTGGCAAAGATGCCCTGCCCCACTGGACAATGCCTGGTTTTTATCTGCTCATTCCATGTGTTGCCCTCAACTGGCAACCTTTTACAGGAGCAAAAGCCCGCAGATGGAAAGTATATATTTCTATCTCACTTTTTCTATCCACAGTGTTACCAACACTTTTCAGTATCAAAGAATTTAACAATTTTCTCATAAAATCTTTTGTGTACTTTACTGGCAATGCCGATCCTCTGACTCAAGCTTTTTTATGGCAAAATCTGCAAACAGAGCTCAGAAATCAACTCAATATTAAAATCAAAACCCAAGCGTATCCTAAACTTCCACAAATGGATTCGTGTGCAAATGGTTATAAAATAGCTTCGCTTAGATGGTACTGGACTGCTCAGATGGCTTTTCATTTTAACGAACAACCCAAAATATATAATTTTGATTTCACAAGCTCTTCATTTTACACATGGCGAGACGATCTTACTCAATTAGCTGGTTGTAAATTTATTGTGCTCGGAAGTTTAAGTCATTATAATGAAAAGAAAATTGAGCAGGTGATGAAGATAGAATATTTAGAAAACTTTTATTTGTCACCTTTTGACGATACGAAAATAGTCTTGATTAAAGGAACAATGAAAAATAAAGAAATTCTTCAAGAGGTTTATGAAAAAAGCAAAAATGAAATCAATTTTTAA
- a CDS encoding glycoside hydrolase family 3 protein, with translation MSLVAQEKFPNTFKKYFNSLPFIEQAGFFLWPSIGKSELNKNEIKLFKKIKPSGCILFRRNFTDFAQGKILIANVKKSCERANHKYSMPFIVSIDEEGGRVSRLPLPFLRGKPALEFSDNNDELGLVNQVLHQVFVAKGLGINCILSPVADILTEPTNPVIGDRCFGRDALTVLKYSSLVNKTLLSEQIFSCAKHFPGHGNTKTDSHKEFSVSDVSLTTLKTREWIPFKNLIGEKVPFIMAAHVIIPELDPKYPATLSYEILTKQLKKNLKFKGLVLSDDLRMNAIANFYQQARAVESSITETNPVSLTEEDSFLDQAAIDALVAGCDILLSCQSIEREARIAHSIAKKLKNDKLFHKLMLEKAWKIFSTLTKTQKI, from the coding sequence GTGAGTTTAGTTGCGCAAGAAAAATTTCCAAATACTTTTAAAAAATATTTTAATTCCTTACCATTTATTGAACAAGCAGGTTTTTTTCTTTGGCCCTCCATAGGAAAAAGTGAACTCAATAAAAATGAAATTAAATTATTCAAAAAAATTAAACCTTCGGGTTGTATTCTTTTCAGAAGAAATTTTACTGATTTCGCACAAGGAAAAATATTAATTGCAAATGTAAAGAAATCTTGTGAAAGAGCTAATCATAAATACAGCATGCCTTTTATTGTTTCAATCGATGAAGAAGGCGGTAGAGTCTCACGTTTGCCACTGCCTTTTTTGCGAGGGAAACCCGCACTCGAATTTTCTGACAATAACGATGAACTTGGTTTAGTCAATCAAGTACTTCATCAAGTATTTGTTGCAAAAGGATTGGGAATAAACTGCATACTGAGTCCCGTCGCCGATATTTTAACCGAACCAACAAATCCCGTTATAGGTGATCGCTGCTTCGGCCGAGATGCCCTCACGGTTTTAAAATATTCCTCTCTCGTAAATAAAACACTCTTGAGTGAACAAATATTTTCATGTGCCAAGCATTTTCCAGGACATGGCAATACAAAAACAGATTCTCACAAAGAATTCAGTGTGAGCGATGTGAGTTTAACCACACTTAAAACCCGCGAGTGGATTCCTTTTAAGAATTTAATTGGCGAAAAAGTACCATTTATTATGGCAGCGCACGTGATCATCCCTGAACTCGATCCTAAATACCCAGCTACGTTAAGTTATGAAATATTAACGAAACAATTAAAAAAGAATTTAAAATTTAAGGGCCTCGTGCTCAGTGACGATTTGCGTATGAATGCTATTGCAAATTTTTACCAACAGGCACGTGCAGTAGAATCTTCCATCACAGAGACAAATCCTGTTTCGTTAACTGAGGAAGATTCTTTTCTTGACCAAGCAGCGATTGATGCCTTAGTTGCAGGCTGTGATATTTTGTTAAGTTGCCAAAGTATAGAGAGAGAAGCAAGAATTGCACACTCAATTGCAAAAAAACTCAAAAATGATAAATTATTTCATAAACTGATGCTGGAGAAGGCTTGGAAAATATTCTCTACTTTAACAAAAACACAAAAGATCTAA
- the crcB gene encoding fluoride efflux transporter CrcB, whose protein sequence is MSFFYIGVLGMLGVFCRYFSGYLINKIFSSPFPMSTFLINVIGSFLIGFIYVLGVEKLQISHELRLGIMVGFLGGFTTFSSYTLEAVKLLEEGKLSYAFSYLFLSPFVGIILTFLGILFARKLIILN, encoded by the coding sequence GTGAGTTTTTTTTATATTGGTGTTTTGGGTATGCTAGGGGTTTTTTGTCGATATTTCTCTGGTTATTTAATAAATAAAATATTTTCATCACCTTTTCCTATGAGTACATTTTTAATCAATGTGATTGGTTCATTTTTAATCGGTTTTATCTATGTCTTAGGGGTAGAAAAACTCCAGATTTCCCATGAGCTAAGGTTGGGAATTATGGTCGGTTTCTTAGGTGGATTTACAACTTTTTCCTCATATACCTTAGAAGCTGTAAAGTTATTGGAAGAAGGGAAATTGAGTTATGCATTTTCCTATCTTTTTTTAAGTCCTTTTGTAGGAATTATTCTTACATTTCTAGGAATATTATTTGCTAGGAAATTAATTATATTAAATTAA
- a CDS encoding aminoglycoside phosphotransferase family protein: MIIRKTNNLSLKKSYINRIIEDLGLTQDGSPRSIYEGRIASNFTLLTKEKGEILVRSYPAGYSQDQISLEIESLLFFSNQKVPVPNILLFQDGEILKCYKNQWVFAYQMIDGKSPCQADLSNDLSKQTAEILGRFFTASSQYISKDKIAVNDQKFIQNLFFKFKKKYSFLLKYLPIQEMDKLLKNKDLENWLDKSKKGLVHGDYFFENILIKNNKIVGIIDFGDVYYGSIVTDLIIGSIEFSVDATETFRIEWMKTFLENLHSWLIIFELSAARFVDLLRINCIRFMIYTIPFDLADGFPPENNRYLTRFVTLNRPELTTAINEIFSELGVTSL; the protein is encoded by the coding sequence ATGATAATTCGCAAAACAAATAACCTTAGTTTAAAAAAGAGTTACATAAATAGAATCATCGAAGATTTAGGTTTAACTCAAGATGGCTCCCCAAGATCCATTTATGAGGGACGAATTGCATCAAATTTTACATTGCTAACTAAGGAAAAAGGAGAAATACTAGTTCGTTCTTATCCAGCTGGTTATTCGCAAGATCAAATTTCCTTAGAAATAGAATCACTTTTATTTTTTTCAAATCAGAAGGTACCTGTTCCTAATATTCTGTTGTTCCAAGATGGAGAGATACTTAAGTGCTATAAAAATCAATGGGTTTTTGCTTATCAAATGATTGACGGAAAAAGCCCATGCCAAGCAGATTTATCTAATGATTTGTCTAAACAAACTGCAGAGATTCTTGGCAGATTTTTCACAGCTTCGTCTCAATATATATCAAAAGATAAGATTGCTGTGAATGACCAAAAATTTATTCAAAATCTATTTTTTAAATTTAAAAAAAAATACTCTTTCCTTCTTAAATATCTGCCTATCCAAGAAATGGACAAATTACTTAAAAATAAAGACCTTGAAAATTGGCTAGATAAATCTAAAAAAGGCCTTGTACATGGTGATTACTTTTTTGAAAATATTCTTATCAAGAATAATAAAATAGTTGGAATAATAGATTTCGGTGATGTTTATTATGGTTCTATAGTAACTGATCTTATCATCGGCTCAATAGAATTTTCGGTAGATGCAACTGAAACATTCCGTATCGAATGGATGAAAACATTTCTAGAAAATTTGCATTCGTGGTTAATAATTTTTGAACTTTCAGCTGCAAGATTTGTGGATCTGCTGCGAATAAATTGCATTCGTTTCATGATTTATACCATACCCTTTGATCTGGCTGATGGTTTCCCTCCTGAAAATAACCGATATCTTACCCGATTTGTCACCTTGAATAGGCCAGAATTAACGACTGCTATAAACGAAATTTTTTCAGAATTAGGAGTAACTAGTTTGTGA
- a CDS encoding phosphatase PAP2 family protein: MSPLVKRSKRIIEKSTPHNTNLTFFVCLGLVMLINVFLNYREPFDTWIEIVGTVFQIAIPMYAIVPVLWKKDKDGAVQMIKILIFVIGITWAFKLGLSNLVGIDDLRPRGGHMSFPSGHTAGAFSGAVFLAIRYGIKYAVIAVPLAAFVGFSRIYSFAHWPHDVFAAVILCCVGGLLLVRPYKKK, from the coding sequence ATGTCTCCACTTGTTAAACGTTCGAAAAGGATTATTGAAAAGTCCACTCCACACAACACAAACTTGACATTTTTTGTGTGTCTTGGCCTTGTCATGCTGATAAATGTTTTTCTCAATTACAGAGAACCATTTGATACTTGGATAGAAATCGTCGGCACTGTTTTTCAAATTGCCATTCCTATGTACGCAATTGTGCCTGTCCTATGGAAAAAGGATAAGGATGGTGCTGTGCAGATGATTAAAATCCTTATTTTTGTAATTGGAATCACCTGGGCATTTAAATTAGGCTTAAGCAATCTTGTCGGAATTGATGACCTACGTCCGCGCGGCGGGCACATGAGTTTTCCAAGTGGACATACGGCAGGCGCTTTTTCGGGTGCCGTATTTTTAGCAATTCGCTATGGAATTAAGTATGCTGTTATAGCTGTACCCCTTGCAGCTTTTGTTGGTTTTAGCCGAATATATTCTTTTGCTCACTGGCCTCATGATGTGTTTGCAGCAGTCATACTGTGTTGCGTGGGTGGTTTGCTTCTTGTGAGACCGTACAAAAAGAAATAA
- the tkt gene encoding transketolase, translated as MFTQFVSEHKNDLENTALAVRLLGMDAVLKAKSGHVGLPLGGAELGTFLYFAVMNHSAKQPQWIDRDRFVLSAGHGSMLQYALLHLAQYDLSKEDLMNFRQLGSKTPGHPEYGHTAGVECTTGPLGQGISNAVGMALAERMLAARFNDSNHSVIDHKTYVIAGDGCLMEGVSAEACSLAGHLKLNRLIVLYDANNITIDGTIDIAFSENVGKRYEAYGWNILEADGNDFVSLAKAMDKAHHFASMPNGESGPTLIICKGIPGKGSPKWEGKPKIHGNPMSAEDVIDAKKHLGVTHTEPFYVPNACLESAYKLANIRGQKAKKWSELFDGVKIHWEKTQPEKAKLWQNLFESETYNEMRKESFAQAKGKMATRTASGKALIELAQENPGLVGGSADLAGSNLTTLPNSTFINAKDFSGRNIHFGVREHGMAAICNGITLHGGLRAYCATFAVFSDYMRPAIRLAALMKIPTLFILTHDSYAVGEDGPTHQPIEHAAALRAIPELNVYRPADILETYAAWESAVLCENKPSALLLTRQDLEDLDTLLPAQRSKEVVKEGLSKGAYLLKEFSVEENSQKIVLIASGSEVSIALTASQLLESKAVENTAGEKVKLSVRVVSSQCPQVLVENPLTLNKLVPKEIPIYAIEAGSPQSWGEIVGRNGAIFSLKTFGSSAPASVLAKHFGFTPEAFCSFVLNQLNLR; from the coding sequence ATGTTTACTCAGTTTGTTTCAGAGCACAAAAATGACTTAGAAAATACTGCACTCGCAGTTAGACTTCTCGGCATGGATGCCGTTTTAAAAGCAAAATCCGGGCACGTTGGTTTGCCTTTAGGTGGAGCTGAGTTAGGAACTTTTCTTTATTTTGCTGTGATGAATCACAGTGCTAAACAGCCGCAATGGATCGATCGCGATCGTTTTGTCTTATCTGCAGGTCATGGCAGCATGCTTCAGTATGCACTTTTGCATCTTGCTCAGTACGATCTTAGCAAAGAAGACTTAATGAATTTTCGTCAATTAGGTAGCAAAACCCCAGGCCATCCCGAATACGGCCATACCGCAGGCGTTGAGTGCACAACAGGACCTTTGGGGCAAGGGATCTCAAACGCTGTGGGAATGGCACTCGCTGAACGGATGCTCGCAGCACGTTTTAATGATTCAAATCATTCAGTTATAGATCACAAAACATACGTTATCGCGGGTGATGGCTGCTTGATGGAAGGTGTGAGTGCAGAAGCGTGCAGCCTTGCGGGTCATTTAAAACTCAACCGTCTGATCGTCCTTTATGACGCAAATAATATTACAATTGATGGCACAATCGATATTGCATTTAGCGAAAATGTTGGCAAACGATACGAAGCGTATGGTTGGAATATTCTCGAAGCAGACGGCAACGATTTTGTTTCACTTGCAAAAGCTATGGACAAAGCTCATCACTTTGCTTCCATGCCAAACGGCGAATCGGGTCCAACCTTAATCATCTGCAAAGGAATCCCCGGTAAAGGCTCACCGAAGTGGGAAGGCAAACCTAAAATTCATGGTAACCCTATGAGTGCGGAAGATGTTATCGATGCCAAAAAGCATTTGGGAGTAACTCACACCGAACCTTTTTATGTGCCCAATGCCTGTTTAGAATCAGCCTATAAATTAGCAAACATCCGTGGACAAAAAGCAAAAAAATGGTCTGAACTCTTCGATGGAGTTAAAATCCACTGGGAAAAAACACAACCAGAAAAAGCTAAACTATGGCAGAACCTTTTTGAAAGTGAAACTTACAATGAAATGCGCAAAGAAAGTTTTGCTCAAGCCAAGGGCAAAATGGCAACGCGCACAGCGAGCGGCAAGGCTCTTATTGAACTTGCGCAGGAAAATCCTGGGTTAGTGGGTGGTTCAGCCGATCTTGCTGGTAGCAACTTGACCACTTTACCAAATTCCACATTTATCAATGCAAAAGATTTCTCGGGGCGCAATATCCATTTTGGAGTGCGTGAGCACGGAATGGCTGCTATTTGTAATGGAATCACGTTACATGGTGGCTTGCGTGCTTATTGTGCAACTTTTGCAGTTTTTTCAGACTATATGCGCCCTGCTATTCGCCTTGCAGCACTTATGAAAATTCCTACTTTATTTATCTTGACGCATGACAGTTATGCAGTCGGAGAAGATGGCCCCACCCATCAGCCAATCGAACATGCAGCAGCTTTACGTGCTATTCCAGAACTCAATGTTTATCGCCCTGCGGATATCCTTGAAACTTATGCTGCTTGGGAAAGTGCTGTGCTCTGTGAAAACAAGCCTTCGGCTTTACTTCTAACACGCCAAGACCTTGAAGACCTCGATACTCTTCTACCTGCACAAAGAAGCAAAGAAGTCGTTAAAGAGGGGTTGAGCAAAGGGGCATACTTATTGAAGGAATTCTCAGTAGAAGAAAATTCACAAAAAATTGTTTTAATCGCTTCGGGATCTGAAGTTTCAATAGCTTTAACTGCAAGTCAATTGCTAGAAAGTAAAGCAGTTGAAAACACTGCGGGCGAGAAAGTAAAACTGTCCGTCAGAGTTGTCAGTTCTCAATGTCCACAGGTTTTAGTTGAAAATCCTCTGACATTAAATAAACTTGTTCCTAAAGAAATTCCGATTTACGCAATTGAAGCAGGCTCTCCACAAAGTTGGGGAGAGATTGTCGGGAGAAATGGTGCTATTTTCAGTTTGAAAACGTTCGGCAGCTCAGCACCTGCGTCTGTATTAGCAAAGCATTTTGGTTTTACACCTGAAGCATTTTGTTCCTTTGTACTCAATCAATTAAATTTAAGGTAA
- a CDS encoding KH domain-containing protein, translated as MRELIEYVAKSLVDNAEKVEINEINGAQTNVIELKVAKEDVGKIIGKSGRTADAIRTILNCGAAKMNKRYILHIIDE; from the coding sequence ATGCGTGAATTAATTGAATACGTTGCCAAATCACTTGTAGACAATGCAGAAAAAGTCGAAATAAACGAAATCAACGGCGCTCAGACAAATGTAATCGAACTCAAAGTAGCAAAAGAAGATGTTGGAAAAATAATTGGTAAAAGTGGGCGAACTGCCGACGCCATCCGTACGATCTTAAATTGCGGTGCAGCCAAAATGAATAAACGATATATTCTCCATATCATTGACGAATAG
- the grxC gene encoding glutaredoxin 3, with protein sequence MTLLELQEIRGLKLPVVKIYTTTVCPYCNAAKSLFKSLGVNYEEINLDNDPDLRAKLSKENNGWRTVPMIFIGDKFIGGFDDTNKLYKSGELSKLLS encoded by the coding sequence ATGACTCTCCTCGAACTACAAGAAATAAGGGGTCTTAAATTGCCTGTCGTTAAGATTTATACCACAACTGTTTGCCCATACTGCAATGCTGCTAAAAGTTTATTTAAAAGCTTAGGCGTAAATTACGAAGAAATCAATTTGGACAATGATCCCGATTTAAGAGCTAAGCTCTCAAAAGAAAATAATGGCTGGCGTACAGTTCCTATGATCTTTATCGGCGATAAATTTATAGGTGGTTTCGACGATACCAATAAACTTTATAAAAGTGGCGAGCTTTCTAAATTATTAAGCTAA
- a CDS encoding FGGY family carbohydrate kinase: MTDFILSIDEGTTGIQASFFSMDDFSMLGNNKIEFPQIYPRPGLVEHNPEDIWSTTLRAIENSLKFAEGEKSSFKQKKIAAIGITNQRETCLAWNKKTGEVAGNAIVWQDRRTAEFCDHLKRNETVRKMILQKTGLVCDPYFSASKMHWILEQSMKAKQWALTGELALGTIDSFIIWRLTGGQSFVTDHTNASRTMLYNLHTGSYDPELLKLFSIPESALPEIKPSIGRFGFTKGVPGLPDGIPITGILGDQQAALFGQNCVQQGEAKITFGTGAFLLMNTGENVVTSDEGILTTVAYSTAQRRTFALEGSAFIAGAAVQFMRDNFGWVKNSSESAELAMGYPRDEDVLFVPSLAGLGAPYWNPKARGVLFGLSRGTQKSQIIRAVLESIALQNVQLLRLMEKVSGQKIVRVGVDGGASRNDFLMQFQANILQTLLARPANIETTSLGAAMAACVGVLEEDVTFNKIEIAREFRPEMPEALANASLYKWLKAVECVNLFYKS, from the coding sequence ATGACCGATTTTATTCTATCCATAGACGAAGGCACCACAGGAATTCAAGCATCTTTTTTTAGCATGGATGATTTTTCTATGCTAGGTAACAATAAAATTGAATTTCCCCAGATTTATCCACGCCCCGGTTTGGTTGAACACAATCCTGAAGATATTTGGAGCACAACTTTAAGAGCCATTGAAAACAGTTTGAAATTTGCTGAAGGTGAAAAGAGCTCTTTTAAACAGAAAAAGATTGCAGCAATCGGCATAACCAATCAAAGGGAAACCTGTCTTGCATGGAATAAAAAAACTGGTGAAGTTGCAGGCAATGCTATTGTTTGGCAGGACAGACGCACAGCGGAATTTTGCGATCATTTAAAGCGTAACGAAACAGTGCGCAAAATGATTTTACAAAAAACAGGATTGGTTTGTGACCCTTATTTTAGTGCATCGAAAATGCACTGGATTTTAGAACAGAGTATGAAAGCCAAACAATGGGCGTTAACTGGTGAGCTTGCCCTTGGCACCATCGACTCATTTATTATTTGGCGCCTCACGGGCGGGCAGTCTTTTGTAACGGATCACACCAATGCCAGCCGCACTATGCTTTATAATTTACACACAGGATCTTATGACCCAGAGCTGTTAAAACTATTTTCGATTCCAGAAAGTGCGCTGCCAGAGATCAAACCGAGTATTGGTCGCTTTGGATTTACCAAAGGGGTACCAGGTTTGCCCGATGGCATTCCGATCACTGGAATATTGGGTGACCAACAGGCAGCGCTTTTTGGTCAAAATTGCGTGCAGCAAGGCGAAGCGAAAATCACTTTTGGTACCGGTGCGTTTTTACTTATGAATACTGGAGAAAATGTTGTTACTTCCGATGAAGGGATCTTGACCACGGTTGCTTATAGTACTGCGCAACGCAGAACCTTTGCTCTCGAAGGATCTGCTTTCATCGCAGGTGCTGCAGTGCAGTTCATGCGAGACAATTTCGGCTGGGTGAAGAATTCCTCAGAAAGTGCTGAACTTGCAATGGGCTATCCTCGTGATGAAGACGTTCTCTTTGTTCCATCGTTAGCGGGATTGGGAGCGCCTTATTGGAATCCAAAGGCACGGGGTGTTCTCTTTGGACTGTCCCGAGGTACGCAAAAATCACAGATAATTAGAGCTGTCTTAGAAAGTATTGCATTGCAAAATGTTCAGCTTCTACGCCTGATGGAAAAAGTCAGTGGACAAAAGATTGTGCGCGTAGGGGTGGATGGTGGAGCATCGCGCAACGATTTTTTAATGCAGTTTCAAGCAAATATTTTACAAACACTGCTCGCGCGTCCAGCAAATATTGAGACAACTTCGTTGGGTGCAGCGATGGCCGCATGTGTTGGAGTGCTCGAAGAAGACGTAACATTCAATAAAATAGAAATCGCCAGAGAGTTTCGTCCTGAAATGCCTGAAGCATTGGCAAATGCAAGCTTGTACAAATGGTTAAAAGCAGTTGAATGTGTCAATTTATTTTACAAGAGTTAA